The Coffea arabica cultivar ET-39 chromosome 8e, Coffea Arabica ET-39 HiFi, whole genome shotgun sequence genome window below encodes:
- the LOC113703429 gene encoding phosphoglycerate mutase-like protein AT74H, whose amino-acid sequence MSGLSSTIAPPSFSFRSQLFHQNVYTTSNSIIRCCDDTARLNIKPHEDNGSASFPEKNLLLNPAAFKKPPRPRRIILVRHGQSEGNVDEAVYTRVADPKVGLTEQGVAEAEECGRKIRKMIEEDGAEDWKVYFYVSPYRRGLETLRNLAKAFERSRIAGVREEPRLREQDFGNFQNEEQMKIEKAVRARYGRFFYRFPNGESAADVYDRITGFRETLRTDIDIGRFQPPGKQSPNMNLVLVSHGLTLRVFLMRWYKWTVEQFEGLHNFGNGKMVVMERGYGGRYSLLMHHSQEELKKFGLTDEMLIDQEWQTIAKPGELNYDCLITGPSYFTHFDDDSRK is encoded by the exons ATGAGCGGCCTTTCTTCAACAATAGCCCCGCCCAGTTTCTCTTTCCGATCCCAACTTTTCCACCAAAATGTTTACACCACTTCAAATTCCATCATCAGATGTTGTGATGACACTGCAAGATTGAACATTAAACCTCATGAAGACAATGGTTCAGCAAGTTTTCCTGAAAAGAACCTCCTCCTAAATCCCGCAGCATTCAAGAAGCCTCCAAGGCCACGCAGAATCATTCTCGTCAGACACGGTCAAAGTGAAGGAAATGTGGATGAAGCCGTTTATACTAGAGTTGCTGACCCCAAAGTTGGCCTAACAGAACAAGGAGTTGCTGAGGCTGAAGAATGTGGgaggaaaataaggaaaatgattGAGGAAGATGGAGCAGAGGATTGGAAAGTTTATTTCTATGTATCACCATACAGGAGAGGACTCGAAACGCTGCGTAATTTGGCCAAGGCATTTGAACGTTCCAGAATTGCTGGTGTCAGAGAAGAGCCCCGTTTAAGAGAGCAAGATTTTG GAAACTTTCAAAACGAAGAACAGATGAAGATTGAGAAAGCTGTTAGAGCTCGCTATGGTCGTTTCTTCTATAGATTTCCCAATGGGGAATCAGCAGCAGATGTTTATGATAGAATAACAG GGTTCAGGGAAACACTTAGAACTGATATTGACATCGGACGTTTTCAACCACCTGGTAAACAAAGCCCAAACATGAACTTGGTATTGGTTTCTCATGGCCTTACGCTGCGGGTGTTCTTAATGAGGTGGTACAAATGGACTGTGGAGCAGTTTGAAGGACTGCATAACTTTGGCAATGGAAAAATGGTTGTCATGGAAAGAGGTTATGGCGGAAG GTACAGCTTGTTAATGCATCACAGCCAAGAAGAGCTAAAGAAGTTTGGATTGACAGATGAAATGCTGATTGACCAAGAATG GCAAACAATAGCCAAGCCTGGTGAGCTGAATTATGATTGTTTGATTACCGGACCATCTTACTTCACTCACTTTGATGATGACAGTAGAAAGTAA
- the LOC113704392 gene encoding BTB/POZ domain-containing protein At1g63850-like, with translation MAATTTQLKFQTHPIKPKRRRCRETTITTSTSTPPVASAATSDHSSTSYLADNNHQSRKLDTPTVVSPDNSWCCPAVSKPPAPPSPPPALPSAASSSPSHSPLPSSSPSNLKIPYSPTTIPHLMDSFTTTTTVLHGGGAAVSHDTFPSSFSKFNSALTAGLLNPMSPPPPVDKTRSSPTLFEMMASEPDCHPRTAAAGTTTHQVSNGVISTLNQKPLDRQALMLQRLNDLLSRRSPGNQFNDSASADVKLTLSSKDGLHVSMSVHRQILVSNSRFFAEKLSEKWVRQQRNAGPCIVEIADCDDIEVYIETLKLMYCKDLRKKLMKEDVCRVLGILKVSAAIGFDAGVLSSLEFLEAAPWAEDEEEKVATLLSELRLEGVGAGEVLKRVSLDVTAGMEDGTDNEEVLLKLLHVVLEGKDEKARREMKGLVSKMLHENTAQNDLRKESLYSACDGCLQSLRHYFLKVSEGNLEDVSQIARQADNLHWVLDILIDRQIAEDFLKTWACQSELSEAHSKVPAIHRYEVSRVTARLFVGIGKGQLLASKDARCLLLQTWLVPFYEDFGWMRRASKGLDRHLIEDGLCNTILTLPMAWQQEILMSWFDRFLNSGDDCPNIQRGFEVWWRRAFWRRSGEPERPHQMRITNGIVENS, from the exons ATGGCAGCTACCACTACCCAACTCAAATTCCAGACCCATCCCATTAAACCAAAACGACGCCGTTGCCGCGAGACAACTATCACCACCTCCACTTCCACTCCCCCCGTCGCCTCCGCCGCCACGTCAGACCACTCTTCCACTTCATATTTAGCCGACAATAACCACCAAAGCCGCAAACTTGACACCCCAACAGTCGTCTCGCCTGATAATTCCTGGTGCTGCCCTGCCGTCTCTAAACCCCCTGCGCCACCTTCACCTCCTCCAGCACTCCCCTCCGCCGCTAGCTCTTCACCATCCCATTCCCCATTACCATCCTCCTCACCTTCAAATCTAAAAATTCCTTACTCACCCACTACAATCCCCCACCTGATGGACTCCTTCACCACCACTACCACCGTCCTCCACGGCGGTGGCGCCGCCGTCTCCCACGACACATTTCCGTCATCTTTCAGTAAATTTAACTCCGCTCTCACCGCCGGGCTTCTCAACCCAATGTCACCTCCCCCGCCCGTCGATAAAACCCGTTCAAGCCCGACCCTTTTCGAAATGATGGCCAGCGAACCCGATTGCCACCCCCGAACTGCCGCCGCCGGAACGACAACCCACCAGGTTTCAAACGGCGTAATTTCAACCCTAAATCAGAAGCCTTTGGACAGACAAGCGTTAATGCTGCAGCGCCTGAACGATCTCTTATCTCGCCGGAGCCCCGGAAACCAGTTCAATGACTCGGCTTCCGCCGACGTCAAGCTGACTTTGAGCTCCAAAGATGGGTTACATGTTTCAATGAGTGTTCATAGGCAGATCCTTGTGTCGAACAGCAGATTTTTCGCGGAGAAATTGTCAGAGAAATGGGTTAGGCAGCAGAGGAATGCGGGCCCCTGCATTGTGGAGATTGCTGACTGTGATGATATTGAGGTTTATATTGAGACTCTCAAGTTAATGTATTGCAAAGATTTGAGGAAAAAGCTTATGAAGGAGGACGTTTGCAGAGTTCTTGGAATCTTAAAG GTTTCAGCTGCCATTGGATTTGATGCGGGGGTTTTATCATCTTTGGAGTTCTTAGAGGCTGCTCCATGGGCTGAGGATGAGGAAGAGAAGGTGGCTACACTGTTATCAGAGCTGCGTCTTGAGGGGGTTGGAGCAGGGGAAGTTTTGAAGAGGGTGTCTCTTGATGTTACAGCGGGCATGGAAGATGGGACTGATAATGAAGAAGTTCTTCTGAAGCTACTACATGTAGTTCTAGAAGGGAAGGATGAGAAAGCCAGGAGAGAGATGAAAGGCTTAGTGTCCAAAATGCTACATGAGAATACTGCTCAGAATGATCTGAGGAAGGAATCTCTGTACTCAGCTTGTGATGGATGTTTGCAATCGCTTCGCCACTATTTTCTAAAGGTATCAGAGGGAAACTTGGAGGACGTGTCTCAGATTGCACGGCAGGCTGATAACTTACACTGGGTTTTGGACATATTGATCGATAGACAGATTGCTGAAGATTTTTTGAAGACCTGGGCATGTCAATCTGAATTATCTGAAGCACATTCAAAAGTTCCAGCTATTCATCGCTACGAGGTTAGTAGAGTTACGGCTAGGCTGTTTGTTGGGATTGGGAAGGGGCAACTACTTGCCTCCAAGGATGCCAGGTGCCTGCTTTTGCAAACATGGTTAGTTCCATTTTATGAGGATTTTGGTTGGATGAGGAGGGCGTCAAAAGGCTTAGACCGGCACCTAATTGAAGATGGCCTTTGTAACACCATTTTAACTCTGCCTATGGCTTGGCAGCAGGAAATACTGATGTCTTGGTTTGATCGATTTTTGAATTCTGGAGATGATTGTCCAAATATCCAGAGAGGATTTGAAGTTTGGTGGAGGAGAGCATTTTGGAGGCGAAGTGGTGAACCAGAGCGGCCTCACCAGATGCGAATTACAAATGGAATAGTTGAAAACTCTTGA